CGTGGCCATCTACGGCCCTGCGTACATGATGTTCACGCGGGAAGGCATGGCGCCCGAGGCGGCGGGCGAGCGGCTATGGTACCTGAGCATGGCCGTCATGGTGATGTCGGGGCTAATCAAGGCCGCGGGCTCGCTCGTCGGGGAGCGCATCCGCGCCGCCGTGCCGCGCGCGGGCCTCCTGGGTTCCATCGCCGCCGTCGCGCTCGTCCTCATCGCCTTCCTTCCGTCGCTCAAGATATTCGGCAGCCCCATCGTGGGCCTCCTCTCGCTCGGCATCATCCTGGCGGCGCTCATCGCGCGCTACCGGCTTCCGTGGAACGTTCCCGGGGCGCTCGCCGCCGTCGGCGTGGGCATGCTCGTCTACTACGTCCTCGCCGCGTTGCCCTTCGGGCTTCCCGGCATCGAGCCCTTCCACGGCGATTTCTCCCTGCGCTTCGCGCTTCCGATTCCCACGCTCGGCTTCGTGCAGGGCCTCGCCGACGCCTGGCTCTATTTTCCCATCGTGCTCCCGTTCACGCTCGCCATCGTCGTGGGCTCGGTGGACGTGACGGAGAGCGCCGCCGCCGCGGGCGACACCTACCCGACGCGCCGCATCATCCTGGCCGACGCCGCGGCCACGGCGCTCGCCGGCCTCTGCGGCGGTGCCGTGCAGTCGACGCCCTACATCGGCCACCCCGCGTACAAGGCGATGGGCGGGCGCGCGGCCTACACGCTCGCCACGGCCCTGTTCATCGGCGCGGGCGGCATGCTCGGCTACCTCGCCTTCTTCGTGGACTTCATCCCCGAGGCCGCCGTCGCCCCCATCCTGGTCTTCATCGGCCTCGAGATCACGGCGCAGGCCTTCGAGGCGACGCCGCACCGCCACGCGAAGGCCGTGGCGATCTGCTTCCTTCCCGTAATGGCCAACCTCGTGAGCATCCAACTCGACCAGATGATGCAGGCGCTCGGCGGCTCAGAAGAGGCGCTCACGGGAGAAATCTCGCACGCCTACTTCGTGCTGCGCATGCTCGGAAACGGCTTCATCCTTTCGGCGCTCCTGTGGGGGGCGCTCTCGGCCGACCTGATCGACCGCCGCTACGCGCGCGCCACCGGCTTCGCCCTGCTCGGCTCGGTGATGTGCCTCTTCGGGCTGATTCACTCGCCCTATCCGGCGGGGGCCATGTTCTGGCCCTGGGCCGTCCAGGACCCTCACCCGTTCGCCTTTGCCGCGGGCTACGCACTTCTCGCGCTCGCGTGCCTGGGGCTGGGCCGCGTGGACGAAGCGAAGCACCCGGACGAGTGGTAGGCCGGCGTCCGTCCTATTTGCGGCGGCCGGCTCATCGAGCGCTGCTGCAAGAAGAGATGACGCTCGAGGCGGAAATGCCCCGGACGGGCCATTAAGATACAATGGTTCTTACTCCCTGCTTCTTGCACAGGCAAGGTGCAAGGGGGTTCACGGCGGACCTTTGGGGCGTAGCCAAGTGGTAAGGCACAGGACTTTGGATCCTGGAATCGGAGGTTCGAATCCTCCCGCCCCAGCCAATACCGACCCAAGCGGCGGACTTGCTCCGCATGCGGGCGAGTGCTACACTGGTTTCCTTCAAATATAAAAAGGAGAAACTCCCATGGCAGGACTGAACAAAGTCATTCTCATCGGCAACTTGGGACGCGATCCGGAGCTTCGCTACACCCCGGGCGGGTCGCCAGTCGCGGAGTTCACGCTCGCCACCAATGATAAGTGGAAGGACAAGGACGGCAACCCGCAGGAGCGCACCGAGTGGCACAACGTCGTGGCGTGGGGCCGGCAGGCGGAAATCTGCGGGGAGTATCTGAACAAAGGACGGCAGGTCTACGTCGAGGGGCGCATCCAGACCCGCTCGTGGGACGACAAGGACGGCAACAAGCGCTACAAGACGGAAGTAGTGGCACGCCAGGTTCTCATGCTCGGCGGGCGCGGCGAGGGCCAGGGTCCCAGAGCCAAGACCGGCGAGGCGGACTCCCCAAAATCATCGCCGCCGGATGCGGTCTCGGAGCCAGACCCGGACTACAGCGACGAGGACATTCCATTCTAAGGAACCTGTGCGCCCGCCATCCACAGCGCCTGCCTCCGCCGAAGCGCTTCGCGCAAGCAGGTTGCGGCGGACAGGCCTCGGCGTGATGGCGGAAGCGGGTGGGAATCGAACCCACCGCCCCGATCTCTTGGATCTGGGCCCGACGGATTTGAAGTCCGCGGAGGACACCAGCCCTCGTTCGCTTCCAGTTCTCATCTTAGGCGCGGCCTGCGGAGCGGTCAAGGCGACTTCGGTGGCGTCCGTGCTTGTGCTCGGCGTTGCGTGCGGGGTCAAGAAGGACCCGGTTCCGCCCCTGCGGCGCGTGCCGCATCCGGCGGAGTTCACGCTCGCCCAGCAAGGGTCTTACGTGCACGTCCGCGGCAGCGTTAAGCCGACCACCATGAACGGGTACCCCATCGAGGAGGCCACGTTGAGCATCTGGCGCGACGAGCGCCCCGAGGGGGGAGGCAACTACCCTTCCGCGCGGGTTTTCAAGGAAAGCGCCGAGCTCGTGGCGACGCTTCGCGTCATCCCCAGCCAGTCGACCGCCTTCTCGTGGCAGGATTCGGTGGCCGACGTTGTGGCCGAGAACGTTGAGGTGGCCATGGAAGAAGAGCGGAGCGAGGAAGAAGAGGGGCCTTTGTCACCCGACCCGAGCTGGAGGCGAAAGAAGAAAGATGCCGGGCAGGGGGGCGGGGGGGCGGTTGCGAAGGAGGTTTTCTACGGCATCGAGATTCGAAACGAGCGGGGGCGCCGCAGCCCGTTTTCGAAAATCGAGCGCATTTTTCCCAAACTTTACGCGGAGCCGCCCCAAGTGCTCGAAGCGGCTGTCACCGAGATGGCCGTGCACCTTCGGTGGGAGCACGCCATGCCCGCCGTGGAGGAACCTTCCGCTCCGAGTCCGCCGATCGGCTATGTCGTCCTTCGCCACACCGTAAGGCCCGGCGCCCCGGGGGCGGGCGAGGCGCCGCCGGAGCGCCTCACGCCGGAGCCCGTTGAGGGAAATTGGTTCGAGGACGAGAAATTTCGCTTTGACCAAACCTATGTGTACCGCGTCCGAAGCGTCGTGCCCGAAGGTGCCGAGAGCCTCGACTCCGAAACGGTGACGGTGACGCCCATAGATGTCTTCCCGCCCGCCGTGCCGCAGGGTCTTTCGGCGAGCGTCGAAGAGGAGGGGGTGCGCCTCTTTTGGTTTCCCAACAAGGAGGAAGACCTAGCCGGCTACCATGTGTACCGGGCGGGCGACGACGGCGCCTTCGCCCGAATCACGGCCGAGCCTTTTTCCTCGACGATTTTCGAGGACAGCACCGTCGAGATCGATCGAAGGTACCGCTACCGCGTGACAGCCGTGGACGGGGCGGGAAATGAAAGCACCCCTTCGGAGAGCGTCGAGCGGCTGGTGCGCGCGGCTCCGGTGTTTTGAGGCATTTATCTGATGACCCAAAGCGTGTTTTGTATCAGGACGCTGAACGCTGAGCGCTTTCCGCCGAAGGCGATACGTTATACGCTATACTCCATACTCCATATGAGACACGTTCCGTCATGAACGCCGTGCCGTTTTACAAGATGACCGCGGGGGGAAACGATTTTCTGCTTTTCGACAACCGCAGCGGCTGCGTGCCGGGCGGGGCCGCGTGGATCTCGGCGGCCTGCCGGCGCGGCCTCGGGGCGGGGGCCGACGGCGCCATCTACGTGGAGTACTCGCGCAAGGCGCATTTTCGCATGCGCTATTTCAACGCGGACGGAAAGGAGGCGGAGTTCTGCGGCAACGGGCTGCAATGCGCCGCGCGGTTCGCCCTTATGAAGGTCATCGCCCCCCGCGGGATGCGCATCGAGACGGCGCGTGGCGTCCGCAAGGCCGAAGTCCGGGAAAGCGACGTTAGCGTGGAGCTTGCCGCGCCGCGCGAGGAGCGGCTCAACCTTTCTCTGCTCCTCAAGGGCCGCGGCGTGACGGGAAACTACGTGGAGGCCGAGGTGCCGCATTTTGTGGTTTTCGTGGAGGACCTGGAAGCGTGCGCCGTCAAGGAACTCGGACGCCTGATTCGCAGCCATCCGGAGTTCGGCCCGGCGGGCACGAACGCGACGTTCGTGCAAGTCGAAGACGAGCACCGGTTGCAGTTGCGCACCTACGAGCGCGGCGTCGAGGCCGAGACCCTCGCCTGCGGTACGGGAAGCGCCGCCGCCGCATGGACGGCGGTGCGGCTGGGGCTCTGCGCTTTTCCCACGGCGTGCTTGACCCGCGGAGGCGGCTCCTTTACAATAGACTCACCCTCGGAAGGTGAAAGCCTGTGGCTTTCGGGAAAGGCGAGGGTGGTATACGCAGGGGAGTTGTGGGATGAAATCTTCGATTCTTAAAGAAAGGAGAAACCGCTGTGATTGGCTCGATGCGTGAAAACCTGAAGCACCTCAAGTGGGTCATTTGGGCCGTGATCGGGGCCTTCATCATCACCATCTTTGCCTTCTGGGGCGGCGGCGCGCGGCGGGGCGAAGCCGTCGCGGCCGACTGGGCCGCCACCGTGGACGGCGAGGTCATCACCGTGATCGAGTTCTTGAACGCCTATCAAAATTCGGAACGCAGATACCGGGAAACCTTCTATGGCATGGAAAGGGAGTTCAATCCGGCGGAGATGAACCTTGGCTACATGATTATCAATGATATGATTACGCAGTGGCTGCTGGCCGCGGAGGCGGAAAAACTGGGGTTCCGCGCCTCGGACGCCGAGCTCGCGGACGCCATCATGGAGAATCCCAATTTCCAGCGGGATGGGCGCTTCATCGGCCGCGATGAATACATCCGGCAGCTCTCCCGCCAGGGGCTGAGCGCCGCTGTCTGGGAGAATCAGATGCAGCGGTATCTGCTCGCCGGCAAGATGCGCAACTTGCTTCGCTCCGCGGTGACCATTACGGAAAAGCAGATCGAGGAGCGCTTCCACGACACGCTGCGCCGCGTGAACCTTCTGTATTTTTTCGTTCCGGAAGACGCTCTGCCCCGCGACATCGCGGTGTCCCAGGCGGACATCAAAGCCTACTACGAGAAAAACAAGGAGAGCTACACCATCCCCGAGGAGCGCCGCGTCGAATACACCGTCTTCGGCCCCGAGGATTACCATGCCCGCGTCAAGGTGACGGATGAGGAACTTCGGGATTACTACGAACGCGCCAAGGAGTTTTACCATGTCAGCGGGGAACGCTGGCGCGCAAGCCACATCCTCATCCGCTTGGAAGAGCTCGCGGACGACGAGACGCGCGAGGAAAAGAGGATTCTGGCCGAATCGATCGCCGACCGCGCCCGCAAGGGGGAGGATTTCGCTGCCTTGGCGCGCCAGTATAGCGAGGACCCGGGCTCGGCGGTGAAGGGCGGCGACTTGGGCTATTTCGGCCCCGGGCAGATGGTCAAGCCTTTCGAGGACGCGGTCAAGGCGCTTGAGGAGGGCGGGGTGAGCGACGTGGTGACCACCTCGTTCGGGTTTCATATCATCAAGCTCCAAGACTTCGATCCGGGCGGCTACTATCGAACTTACGAGGAGGTGGAGCCGGAGCTTCGAGAGCAATTCATAGAACAGCGCGCAAGCAGCATGGCTTACGACGACGCGAAGGAGCTGAGCCAAACGCTGCAGGCGGAGACGTTCCGGGAAACCGCACAGGAGCTGGGAGCCGACATCCGCGACAGCGGCTTTTTTTCCCGCAAGCAGGAAGGCGCCTTTCCCGAGCCCCTCCATGAGCTGCAGAAGCGAGCCTACTTCTTGAGCTTACACGACATTTCCTCTCCCATTGCAATCGGCGACCGGTATGCGGTGTTCTACGTGGCGGAGCGGAAGGAGAACCGCATTCCCGATTTCGACGAGGTCAAGGACAGGATCCGAAAGGACGTGCAGGACACGCGGCGCGAAACCACCTATATTAAGTGGGCCGAGAAGGAGATTGCGAGCGTCCGCTCCGGCAAGAAGAGTTTTGGCGATCTCGAAGAGAAATTCGGGCGCGAAAAAGACGCCACGGGCACGTTTACGTGCACCAATAAGCCCGTGCGCTTCGAACAGAAAACGCCCGGCCTCTTTGAAATGGTCGAGTCCATGGAGGAAGGAGATGTCGGGGCGTACTACTTGCCGGAGAAGGGGCTGATGTTGTTCGAGGTGGACCTTAAGGTGGATTTTGAGGAGAGCGCCTACGAGAAACGCAAGGAACTCCTGCGCGACGAGCTCATCCAAATCTATCAGGACGAGGTTATCGGCTCTGCCGTGGCGACGCTCAGGCTGCGCAGCGAAGTGCGCACGAACCACAAGCTGGTACTCAGTGCGCAGGGAGGAAAGAGCTCCGTTCCCGCCGCGTCGTAGTTCAGTACCAAGTGCCCCAGTTCCAGCCCCGCGTTGACAATTGCGCGGATAGGACGTAGCATAACGTCTTGAGGGGGCCGTAGTTCAGTCGGTTTAGAACGCCGGCCTGTCACGCCGGAGGTCGCGGGTTCGAGTCCCGTCGGCCCCGCCATTTACTCAGCCGATCACGTTGAAGTCGCGGCCCCGCCGAAGCCGTCGGGGGTAAAGTTCGAGTTTTACCCCGACTTCAGTCGGGGCCCGTCGGCCCCGCCACGGTCTGCTCTGCATGGCGGTTCTGAAATCACCGGTCACTCCCTCCTCCTGTCCGGGGACAATTGTCGCACCAGCACTTGACAAACGCTCCCGGGCGGTGTATACTACAATCTTCCACCCTGAGGTGGAAGGTTAACCAAATTCTGCACGCAACTGGTAGGTTCGGGTGAAGTAAGGACGGACGTTCATTTTTCGTTTTTCCATTTCCTTCGAAGCGCTGGGAGGCGGTTGGGGTTCTGCTCGAAAAGAGCGGGCTCAAGGTACGCCGTACGCGGAAGACGCGGGCGGACAATCGCCGTTCGTGTAGGAGTTGATGGAAGGGGCGAACCTTTCCATCGTGTAAAGGACCATAAGAGACGAAAAGGACCGAAAACGAACATGAAACTCTACGTTGGAAACCTGTCCTTCGACATAACGGAGGACGCGCTTCGCAAGGAATTCGAAGCCCACGGAGAAGTGGCCTCGGTGGCCATCATCACTGACAAATTCACGGGCCGGCCGCGTGGCTTCGGCTTCGTGGAAATGAACGACGACGAGCAGGCCAAGGCCGCCATAGGTGCGCTGAACGAAAAGGAATTCATGGGGCGCAACATGAAGGTCAACGAGGCCCGGCCGCGAACCGAAGGTGGCCGAGGCCGCGGCGGCGGCGGTGGTGGTCGCGGCGGTGGTCGCGGCGGTGACCGCGGCGGCAACCGAGGCGGCGGTAACCGCTGGTAACTGCGAAGTTGTATTTTCTCGACAAAGGCGGCCCCGTCAAGGCGGGGCCGCCTTTTTTTGTCCGTTGTGATTTCGCAGATGAGAGCGGATCGCCCGATGCCTTGCCCCGCTGTCCCCGTTCGGTTATCCTAATCCCTCGCTGTGTTCACGAGTTCGCGGCATTCCCATAGAATTCTAAATTAAGTAGGCCTGTATCAAAGCGCCGTTTCGATGTCAATTTTTTCGCACCCCAACGTGGCCGGAACGCCCGCGCAAGATTCTCCCGAATCTTTCGTGCGGGAAAGGCTGGCCGCGCTCAAAGCGGCCGACGGGCACCGCGCGCTCAAAACCCCGCGTGGCGTCGACCTCTCCTCGAACGACTACCTGGGGCTGAGCAGGCACCCGGCGGTCATCAAGGGAATTTTCGAAGCCGTCGAGAAATACGGCGCCGGCTCGGGGGGCTCACGGCTCCTGGGCGGCAACCTCCCGCTCCACGAGGAGGTCGAAGAAACGCTTGCCCGCCTCAAGGGCCGCGAGGCCGCGCTCCTTTTTAATTCCGGCTACCAGGGAAACGTCGGCATCCTCTCGGCCCTCGCGGGCCCGGGCGACCAGGTTTTCTCCGACAAGCTCAACCACGCCTCCATCGTGGACGGCATCCGCCTGAGCAAGGCGAGAATATTCGCCTATCGGCACTGCGACATGAACGACCTCGAAGGCGACCTCAAACGCCACCCCACACGCTCGCGCTCGGCAAAGCGCCTCATCGTGACCGACACCGTCTTCAGCATGGACGGCGACATCGCGCCGCTCAAGGACCTGGTGTTCCTTGCAAAACGATACGGCGCGATGCTCATGGTGGACGAGGCGCACGCCACGGGAGTGTTCGGACCGACCGGCGCGGGAATTTCCGAGATGCTCGGCGTCTCCGGGGACGTGACGCTCGCACTCGGGACATGCGGCAAGGCGATGGGCGTCTTCGGGGCCTACGTCGTCTGCGATAAGGAAATGCGAGATTATCTGATCAACCACGCCCGCAGCTTCATCTTCAGCACCAGCCTTCCGCCCGCGGTCCTGGGAGGCATCCTTGCGGCCGTCGATGTGATCAAAGGGGAGCCCGAGCGGCGCGAGCGGCTGCTCGAGCGCGCCGCTGGCGTCCGAGAAGAATTACAGGAGGCGGGGATCGACACCCTCAAGAGCGAAAGCCAGATCGTTCCCGTGATCCTGGGAAGCGAGTCGCGCGCGCTCGAGTTCAGCCGCGGGCTCGCCGAGGAAGGCTTCGACGTGCGCGCCGTCCGCCCCCCCACGGTGCCCAAGGGAACGTCGCGGCTGCGCCTCTCCCTGAACGCCTCCGTCGCGGAAGA
The DNA window shown above is from Acidobacteriota bacterium and carries:
- a CDS encoding diaminopimelate epimerase; the protein is MNAVPFYKMTAGGNDFLLFDNRSGCVPGGAAWISAACRRGLGAGADGAIYVEYSRKAHFRMRYFNADGKEAEFCGNGLQCAARFALMKVIAPRGMRIETARGVRKAEVRESDVSVELAAPREERLNLSLLLKGRGVTGNYVEAEVPHFVVFVEDLEACAVKELGRLIRSHPEFGPAGTNATFVQVEDEHRLQLRTYERGVEAETLACGTGSAAAAWTAVRLGLCAFPTACLTRGGGSFTIDSPSEGESLWLSGKARVVYAGELWDEIFDS
- a CDS encoding MFS transporter; the protein is MTSSPSTYRWARPGDVNAFFGLMLDNMSDLVIFASILILGFGVPKEVVLFKMVPGSAVAVLVGDLLYTWMAFGLARRERRSDVTAMPLGMDTPSTIGYAVAIYGPAYMMFTREGMAPEAAGERLWYLSMAVMVMSGLIKAAGSLVGERIRAAVPRAGLLGSIAAVALVLIAFLPSLKIFGSPIVGLLSLGIILAALIARYRLPWNVPGALAAVGVGMLVYYVLAALPFGLPGIEPFHGDFSLRFALPIPTLGFVQGLADAWLYFPIVLPFTLAIVVGSVDVTESAAAAGDTYPTRRIILADAAATALAGLCGGAVQSTPYIGHPAYKAMGGRAAYTLATALFIGAGGMLGYLAFFVDFIPEAAVAPILVFIGLEITAQAFEATPHRHAKAVAICFLPVMANLVSIQLDQMMQALGGSEEALTGEISHAYFVLRMLGNGFILSALLWGALSADLIDRRYARATGFALLGSVMCLFGLIHSPYPAGAMFWPWAVQDPHPFAFAAGYALLALACLGLGRVDEAKHPDEW
- the bioF gene encoding 8-amino-7-oxononanoate synthase, with protein sequence MSIFSHPNVAGTPAQDSPESFVRERLAALKAADGHRALKTPRGVDLSSNDYLGLSRHPAVIKGIFEAVEKYGAGSGGSRLLGGNLPLHEEVEETLARLKGREAALLFNSGYQGNVGILSALAGPGDQVFSDKLNHASIVDGIRLSKARIFAYRHCDMNDLEGDLKRHPTRSRSAKRLIVTDTVFSMDGDIAPLKDLVFLAKRYGAMLMVDEAHATGVFGPTGAGISEMLGVSGDVTLALGTCGKAMGVFGAYVVCDKEMRDYLINHARSFIFSTSLPPAVLGGILAAVDVIKGEPERRERLLERAAGVREELQEAGIDTLKSESQIVPVILGSESRALEFSRGLAEEGFDVRAVRPPTVPKGTSRLRLSLNASVAEEDLRRAVETIIRLYKEGV
- a CDS encoding single-stranded DNA-binding protein; translation: MAGLNKVILIGNLGRDPELRYTPGGSPVAEFTLATNDKWKDKDGNPQERTEWHNVVAWGRQAEICGEYLNKGRQVYVEGRIQTRSWDDKDGNKRYKTEVVARQVLMLGGRGEGQGPRAKTGEADSPKSSPPDAVSEPDPDYSDEDIPF
- a CDS encoding SurA N-terminal domain-containing protein codes for the protein MIGSMRENLKHLKWVIWAVIGAFIITIFAFWGGGARRGEAVAADWAATVDGEVITVIEFLNAYQNSERRYRETFYGMEREFNPAEMNLGYMIINDMITQWLLAAEAEKLGFRASDAELADAIMENPNFQRDGRFIGRDEYIRQLSRQGLSAAVWENQMQRYLLAGKMRNLLRSAVTITEKQIEERFHDTLRRVNLLYFFVPEDALPRDIAVSQADIKAYYEKNKESYTIPEERRVEYTVFGPEDYHARVKVTDEELRDYYERAKEFYHVSGERWRASHILIRLEELADDETREEKRILAESIADRARKGEDFAALARQYSEDPGSAVKGGDLGYFGPGQMVKPFEDAVKALEEGGVSDVVTTSFGFHIIKLQDFDPGGYYRTYEEVEPELREQFIEQRASSMAYDDAKELSQTLQAETFRETAQELGADIRDSGFFSRKQEGAFPEPLHELQKRAYFLSLHDISSPIAIGDRYAVFYVAERKENRIPDFDEVKDRIRKDVQDTRRETTYIKWAEKEIASVRSGKKSFGDLEEKFGREKDATGTFTCTNKPVRFEQKTPGLFEMVESMEEGDVGAYYLPEKGLMLFEVDLKVDFEESAYEKRKELLRDELIQIYQDEVIGSAVATLRLRSEVRTNHKLVLSAQGGKSSVPAAS
- a CDS encoding RNA-binding protein; amino-acid sequence: MKLYVGNLSFDITEDALRKEFEAHGEVASVAIITDKFTGRPRGFGFVEMNDDEQAKAAIGALNEKEFMGRNMKVNEARPRTEGGRGRGGGGGGRGGGRGGDRGGNRGGGNRW